One Prosthecochloris marina DNA segment encodes these proteins:
- the ilvN gene encoding acetolactate synthase small subunit, which translates to MKHIISVLVENKFGTLNRVAAMFSARGFNLESISIGETEDSEISRMTIVTRGDDNIISQILKQLNRLIDTLKVVDVTHKPHVSRELLLMTLKLGKQSQQEIFELIDVFKAKVVDIKQKSITIEVVGSPDKINTTIDMFRPLGIKEIARSGTVAMTRGES; encoded by the coding sequence AAACATATCATATCCGTTCTGGTCGAAAACAAATTCGGTACGCTTAACAGAGTTGCAGCCATGTTCAGCGCAAGGGGATTCAACCTTGAAAGCATCTCGATCGGAGAAACAGAAGACAGTGAAATATCCCGAATGACGATTGTCACCCGAGGAGACGACAACATCATAAGCCAGATACTCAAGCAGCTAAACCGGCTCATCGACACCTTGAAGGTTGTCGATGTAACACACAAGCCGCACGTATCGCGAGAGCTGCTTCTCATGACCCTGAAACTCGGTAAACAGTCACAGCAGGAGATTTTCGAGTTGATCGATGTTTTTAAGGCAAAAGTCGTGGATATAAAACAAAAATCCATTACTATTGAGGTCGTCGGTTCACCGGACAAGATCAATACAACCATTGACATGTTCCGGCCTCTCGGCATAAAGGAAATTGCCCGCTCCGGCACGGTTGCCATGACCCGTGGCGAGAGTTGA
- the ilvC gene encoding ketol-acid reductoisomerase: protein MNVYYEQDADLKYLQEKNIAVLGYGSQGHAHALNLKESGLNVCVGLRPDSSSCAKAREAGLEVNPIANAVKWADIIMILLPDQYQKSIYETEIAPNLEAGNTLAFAHGFNIHYNQIVPSETVNVMMIAPKSPGHLVRRTFTQGNGVPCLIAVYQDYTGDTKQQALAWAKGLGGTKAGVIETTFKDETETDLFGEQAVLCGGSAELIKAGFETLVEGGYPAELAYFECMHELKLIVDLYYEGGLSRMNYSVSDTAEYGGMTRGPRVITSAVKAEMKKILEEVQDGRFAKEFIDECNSGYPNLKKLRASNTDHPIEKVGSKLREMMSWLLKK from the coding sequence ATGAACGTTTACTACGAGCAGGATGCCGATCTGAAATACCTGCAGGAGAAAAACATCGCCGTACTCGGTTACGGAAGCCAGGGCCACGCTCACGCCCTGAACCTGAAAGAAAGCGGACTGAACGTCTGTGTAGGTCTGAGACCGGACAGTTCTTCATGCGCAAAAGCCAGGGAAGCAGGCCTGGAGGTCAATCCGATAGCCAATGCCGTAAAGTGGGCGGATATCATTATGATTCTTCTCCCCGACCAGTACCAAAAAAGCATTTATGAAACGGAAATAGCTCCGAACCTTGAAGCCGGCAATACCTTGGCGTTTGCACACGGCTTCAATATCCACTACAACCAGATCGTACCGTCCGAAACCGTAAACGTCATGATGATCGCGCCGAAAAGCCCCGGCCATCTTGTCCGCCGAACCTTCACCCAGGGCAACGGTGTCCCCTGCCTCATAGCCGTCTATCAGGATTATACGGGCGACACCAAGCAACAGGCACTTGCATGGGCCAAAGGCCTTGGCGGCACCAAAGCAGGCGTCATCGAAACAACGTTCAAGGACGAGACCGAAACCGATCTGTTCGGTGAACAGGCCGTACTTTGCGGGGGTTCCGCAGAACTGATCAAGGCAGGATTTGAAACACTTGTCGAGGGAGGTTACCCGGCAGAACTCGCCTATTTCGAATGTATGCATGAACTGAAGCTGATTGTCGATCTGTATTATGAAGGTGGTTTGTCACGCATGAATTATTCCGTCAGCGACACTGCCGAATACGGAGGCATGACACGCGGCCCGAGAGTCATCACTTCAGCCGTCAAGGCAGAGATGAAAAAAATCCTTGAAGAGGTTCAGGACGGCAGGTTCGCCAAAGAGTTCATCGATGAATGCAACTCCGGTTACCCAAACCTGAAAAAACTTCGCGCTTCTAACACAGACCATCCCATCGAAAAGGTCGGGTCAAAGCTGCGTGAAATGATGAGCTGGCTTCTAAAAAAATAA